The genomic region ACAGGGACATGGCCGTTCACATGCCACCAGCACGTCATCAAGACGGTAGCGAACGATGGGCTGCGTCGTGCGGGTAAAGTCGGTAATGATTGGGATGAAACGCCGTTCGTCCAGCCACTGAGGCTCAACATGAATAAACTCTTCATTCAGATGCAACGTGCCGCAGCCACAGGTCGAGGCCAGAAACCCTTCCGTTGCCTGATAGATTTCCCCCACGTTGCCAAACGCACGGCTCAGCAGCGCCTTATCCTGCGCGTCGAGCACCTCCGCCACCGAGATGACTTTTTTGACGCAGAGCGTCAGCCTCCCCGCCTCCACCGCCAGCGCTAACGCGCGAAGCACCTGCGCCGGGGCGACAATGATCGTTGGCTCTCGTTCTTGCAGCCGTGCTATCTGTAGCTGAAACGGCGCGAGCAGGTCGTAAAACTCCAGGCTCAGCCAGCGACTATTTACGCTCTGATAGAGGTTATTGTCCGCCCGAAGAAACAACGCGACCCGCTCTTTGGCGAAGAGGCCATCCGGTAACGCTTTAGCCAGAACGCCCGCCGCCCAGATCTGCTGTTCCTGCGGGCTCACGACAAACAGCCCCCGCCTGCCGGAGGTACCCGACGACAATCCGACGCTAAACCGCCCAACACGGGGCTTAAAGTTCCTGCTTTGTTCGCTTTGCAGCGCACAGGCCATCAGCACATCACGCTTCAGCCCCTCTGTGTTCATCTCGTCGAAGTGCGCCATCATGAGCGCCTTGTCCATTGTTGGCCACTGGCTGAACGGCAGCGGAAGATAACGCTGAAACCACGGGCTTCTGGACAACACATTTCGCCTGAAGGCACTGAGCTTCTGATCTTGCCAGCACTCAAGCGCTACGCGGTTGGTAAACCGCAGCCTGCGCGTTCGGAAATAGCGCCAGAGCAGCGCTAAAAGATTCACAGATCCCCCTCATGGCACAAGCGAATGTCCACGCTGCCCTTTTGCCAAAGGCGATTAAGCTGTTCGAGGGTGCGATAATAGTTTGCCGGATCTGACATCACCAGATTGGCTAAGCGTGAGGGGCCGCGTAGCTCACGATAGTTTGCTGGCGACCAGGCCGCATCCGCCGCCAGTAACGTCCAGCCATTGTCTGTCTGGACGAACGCGCCAATATGCCCGGCCGCATGACCGGGAAGCGGGACGAGGAAAATTTCACCCTGGCTTTCAGGAAGCATATAACCCCACTCAAAGGGTGCCAGCGCTTCTGGCAGCCTCAGGCGTGCAAAGCTTTCGATAAAACGCAGAGAAGATTCAAACTCCGGCGGGAAGAGTCCGGGTATAAATGCCTGGCGCAGTGCGGCGAACCCGCGCAACGTTCTCACCTCCTGCCAGCCAACACCAGAGCAAATACACGCCATGTTCGGGAAATCACGCAGCCCGGCAACGTGGTCCGCGTGAAAGTGCGACAGGATGATAGCGGTGATATCGCCCTCAACCACCCCCTGTGCGAGTAACTGCTGCGCCAGGGATTGTTTGGGGTCGAAATAAACGGGCGTGACCTGACGATAAAGGCGAAAAACACCGTCGCGCGTGTAGTGTTCGAACCAGGAAGAATACCCTGTGTCCCACAGCCAACGCCGGGAACCGACTTCAAGCAACCAGGCACGGGAGGGAAATTTACATACCCTGAATCCGGCCCCCTTGAGTGCCATGCAGCCTATGTGGGTACAGTACCCAACCTCAAATGCGGTAACTTTTGCCATATGTCCTCAGCCATTCTCCCGTGAGCAAAATTCCTTCCTCCATGGAGTAGCGAGGGTGGTATCCCATATCCGCGATTGCCTTTTCGGCACTCAGCGTCATGTCAAAGCAAACCGTTCCTGCACTGTAACGGGTTACCCGTGGCTCCTTGTCGATGCATTTTCCTACCAGTTCCATTCCGCGTGCCGCCAGCGATAACACCGGCCAGGGTACAGAGCGGATTTTATAGCGCAGTCCCAACTGTTGGCGCAGTAGCGCGTCGAGCATATCGGCCAACCGCTGCGGCTGGTGGTTGGTCACATTATAAATGCTGCCCGAGCGAAGACCGTTGCCGTGTGTCGCCAGCTCCATAGCGTGGACTACGTTCTGGACGTAAGTCAGATCCAACAGCGCCTCACCGCCGCGCGGCAAGCACAGTATGCCGCCATCACGTTGAAGTTGCTGCATCAGGCGCGGAACAATAACGTTATCGTGCGGACCGAACAGACCTCGCGGGCGCAAAATCACGAACGTTGTTGAATCAAAGCGAGCAACGGCATCGGCAATTTCGCGCTCGGCCTGATACTTGCTGCTGGCGTAGTGGCTGGAAAATGCCCTGGCCAAATAGCTTTCCGGCACGTCGTAATGGTGTTGAAAGTCGAAGTACACCGCAGGCGTAGAGATATGGACAAAGCGCGGCACGCCGACGCTGCCCGCCGCCTGAACCAGCGTTCGTGTCGCCTGTACATTGGCCTGCCAGAACGACGCACGGTTTCCCCAGGGCGAAGACTTTGCAGCGCAGTGCCACACCGCTTCGCAGTCGTCCATCAGTCTGGCGCAGGTTTCCGGACTTGCCTGTGTCAGATCGAGAGGAACAAAGGTCGCGCCCGCATTTTTCAGCCGTTCACCTTGCGTCAGGTTTCGCCCGGTAGCGACTACCGTGTAGCCAGATTCCAGCAGAGACTGTACCGCGTTGCGCCCCAGTCCGCTGGTCGCCCCGGTCACGAGGATCTTCATGGTATGAGCACCATGCCGGCCAGCGTTAAACCTGCCGCAGTACCGATAAGCAGTGCGGGGTTTCCCGCCGTGAATCGCCCGCTAATGACCGCCTCGTGCAGCGCTGTCGGGATCGACGCCGCCACCTGATTGCCACAATGGCGGTAAACGTCGATCAGCGCAGATTCCGGCACGCGCAGGCGCTTTCGCATATGTTCAAGCGAAAGGTGGCTCGCCTGATGGGGGATGACCGTGTGGATATCCGCAAGTTGCAGGCCGCTTTTAGTCAGCAAGCGGGCGAAATAGTCTTCGATCAAAGAAGAGGCAAAGCGAAACAGGGATTTCCCCTGCATGTGGAAAAGGAAATCACTGTCGTTCATTCCCGCTCTGGGATTACAACGGGTTCCCCCCGCGCGTATTTCGCATAATTCGCTACCGTCGGGGTACATTTCGATCAGGCTGGCAAGAATACCGCTCTTGCGGTCGCCTCGTTCAACGATGGCACATGCCGCGCCGTCGCCAAAAATAAGCGACGACTCTTCGTGATTCCAGTCAATACCCCGTGACGCTATGTCCGCCGACACGATGGCAATCCGCCGGTACGCGCCGGTATTCAACAGGCCGGCAGCCACTTCCAGCGCGGAAATAAAGCTTACACAACTGCTGTTAATATCAAACCCCGCCACGCCGACAGGCATCTTTGCGGCTTTAAGAATGTGAATAGCGCTGCATGGCAAAGCCTGAACAGCAATGGCAGAAGCACAAATCAGGAGGTCAATGGAGGATGGAGAAAGCGATCCCGCCTGTAGCGTATTATGCAACGCTCTGGCGGCGAGTTCCGCCTGGCTGGCATCGTCCGCTGCATGATAACGCCAGGCGATGCCGGAGCGTTTCTCAACGTAGCCCGAAGGCTTATGCAGAAAGGCATCCAGGCTTGCTGATGACACTTTATTTTCAGGTAAGGCAATGCCGGTTGCTACAATTTTTAATCCGGCTGTAACTGCCGATTCCCACGCATGGCCCACGCCAGTGCTCCTTCACTGTAGATTTAGGGCCATCATAGAAAGAGCGTATGCCGTACGCAATCTTAAAAACGGGGAAAGTCCTTTTCCCCGTCAAGTCAGCTTTTACCGACGAGCGCGAACTACCTGATATTTGCGCGTCAGATACTCCACCGGCGCACTCCAGATATGCACAAGACGCGAGAACGGGAACAGCAGGAACAGCGTCATCCCCAGCACCAGGTGCAGACGGAAGATAAACGCCACGCCGTCCAGATGCGAAGACGCCCCGCCGTGGAAGGTCACCACCGACTGCGCCCACCCCACCAGTTTCATCATCTCGCTTCCGTCCATATGTTGCGCGGAGAACGGGATGGTCAACAGACCCAGCGCACACTGGATAACCAGCAGCGAGAGGATCAGGATATCAGCCCCGGTCGTGGTTGCCCGCACGCGCGGGCTGAACAGACGGCGCTTCAGCAGCAGAAGGCCACCCACCAGCGTCATCAGCCCCGCCGCGCCGCCCGCGATCATCGCCATCTTTTGCTTCACCTCGATGGGCAACCAGGCTTCATACATCCAGTGTGGCGTCAGCATGCCCAGGAAGTGACCAGCGAAAATCCCCAGGATGCCAAAATGGAACAGGTTTGATGCCAGGTTCATCCCCTTGCGATCCAGCATCTGACTGGAGGCGGCGCGCCAAGTGTACTGACCATAGTCGTAACGCAGCCAACTGCCGATCAAAAACACGGACCCGGCGATGTACGGGTAGATGTCGAAGAAGAACATATTAAGGAAGTGCATTATTGCTGTCCTCCGGTGGTGATATTCAGATATTGCGGCGCCACGGCACCGGCAAAACGACGTTGGTGAGCGGCAATTTCTGATTCGCCACAGCCCTGATCGGCAAAGAATTTCACCTGCTCTTCTTCCCAGACTGCATCAAGCGCCTGTGGTGTATCATCACGTGCTTCATCGGCGATTTTTTCTGCGAGTTTTTCACTGTCGACAGCCGCATTCGCCAGCCTGAGCAGCAGGTCAAACAGCACCGCGTAATGGCTTTCGCGCTGTTGCAGTCGCGCGCTCAGCAAGGCCAGAATCGGCGCGATATCCTGCAATCCACCCAGCGCTTCGCTCTTCGGCAACTGTGCGAGATATTCCAGGTACAGCGGAAGATGGTCCGGCAGTTCACGACTGTCGAGTTGCAACCCGTGCTGTTCGTACTGGGCCATCAAATCCACCATCGCCTGACCCCGATCGCGAGATTCACCGTGAACGTGCTCAAACAGCAGCAGCGACGTTGCACGGCCACGATCGAACAATTCGCTATAGTTGGCCTGCACGTCCAACAGGTCTTTCGCGGTTAAATCGCGCAGGAAGACGCTGAGACGTTGCGCATCCTCTTTATCCAGATTTTCTGATGACGCGAGTGCATCGTACAGTTCCTGCTGATGCTGCCACAGGTCAGCATCCGGGTACTCGAGCAGACGCGAAACAATGACGAGTTCAATCATTGGTGCGGCTCCGTTTTTGTAGTCACATCGATGGCATCAATGCGGCGGCTGTTAAACAGGTTGAATTTGGTATCTGAACCGTGGCAGCCGTCGCCAAAGGTGAAACCACAACCGCTTTTCTCCGGGAATGCATCACGCGCCAGTTCACG from Citrobacter sp. RHB25-C09 harbors:
- a CDS encoding F390 synthetase-related protein, whose protein sequence is MNLLALLWRYFRTRRLRFTNRVALECWQDQKLSAFRRNVLSRSPWFQRYLPLPFSQWPTMDKALMMAHFDEMNTEGLKRDVLMACALQSEQSRNFKPRVGRFSVGLSSGTSGRRGLFVVSPQEQQIWAAGVLAKALPDGLFAKERVALFLRADNNLYQSVNSRWLSLEFYDLLAPFQLQIARLQEREPTIIVAPAQVLRALALAVEAGRLTLCVKKVISVAEVLDAQDKALLSRAFGNVGEIYQATEGFLASTCGCGTLHLNEEFIHVEPQWLDERRFIPIITDFTRTTQPIVRYRLDDVLVACERPCPCGSAARAIERIEGRQDDQLLLPGASGKTQAVFADPCSRVLAMTLPLTADYRLIQTQANGLVLTSDCDRATLIRCREALNGLFTQQGIETSQLEWRLESQALPDNFDAKRRRIVRQWGRE
- a CDS encoding MBL fold metallo-hydrolase, yielding MAKVTAFEVGYCTHIGCMALKGAGFRVCKFPSRAWLLEVGSRRWLWDTGYSSWFEHYTRDGVFRLYRQVTPVYFDPKQSLAQQLLAQGVVEGDITAIILSHFHADHVAGLRDFPNMACICSGVGWQEVRTLRGFAALRQAFIPGLFPPEFESSLRFIESFARLRLPEALAPFEWGYMLPESQGEIFLVPLPGHAAGHIGAFVQTDNGWTLLAADAAWSPANYRELRGPSRLANLVMSDPANYYRTLEQLNRLWQKGSVDIRLCHEGDL
- a CDS encoding NAD(P)-dependent oxidoreductase produces the protein MKILVTGATSGLGRNAVQSLLESGYTVVATGRNLTQGERLKNAGATFVPLDLTQASPETCARLMDDCEAVWHCAAKSSPWGNRASFWQANVQATRTLVQAAGSVGVPRFVHISTPAVYFDFQHHYDVPESYLARAFSSHYASSKYQAEREIADAVARFDSTTFVILRPRGLFGPHDNVIVPRLMQQLQRDGGILCLPRGGEALLDLTYVQNVVHAMELATHGNGLRSGSIYNVTNHQPQRLADMLDALLRQQLGLRYKIRSVPWPVLSLAARGMELVGKCIDKEPRVTRYSAGTVCFDMTLSAEKAIADMGYHPRYSMEEGILLTGEWLRTYGKSYRI
- a CDS encoding 3-oxoacyl-[acyl-carrier-protein] synthase III C-terminal domain-containing protein → MGHAWESAVTAGLKIVATGIALPENKVSSASLDAFLHKPSGYVEKRSGIAWRYHAADDASQAELAARALHNTLQAGSLSPSSIDLLICASAIAVQALPCSAIHILKAAKMPVGVAGFDINSSCVSFISALEVAAGLLNTGAYRRIAIVSADIASRGIDWNHEESSLIFGDGAACAIVERGDRKSGILASLIEMYPDGSELCEIRAGGTRCNPRAGMNDSDFLFHMQGKSLFRFASSLIEDYFARLLTKSGLQLADIHTVIPHQASHLSLEHMRKRLRVPESALIDVYRHCGNQVAASIPTALHEAVISGRFTAGNPALLIGTAAGLTLAGMVLIP
- the narI gene encoding respiratory nitrate reductase subunit gamma; its protein translation is MHFLNMFFFDIYPYIAGSVFLIGSWLRYDYGQYTWRAASSQMLDRKGMNLASNLFHFGILGIFAGHFLGMLTPHWMYEAWLPIEVKQKMAMIAGGAAGLMTLVGGLLLLKRRLFSPRVRATTTGADILILSLLVIQCALGLLTIPFSAQHMDGSEMMKLVGWAQSVVTFHGGASSHLDGVAFIFRLHLVLGMTLFLLFPFSRLVHIWSAPVEYLTRKYQVVRARR
- the narJ gene encoding nitrate reductase molybdenum cofactor assembly chaperone gives rise to the protein MIELVIVSRLLEYPDADLWQHQQELYDALASSENLDKEDAQRLSVFLRDLTAKDLLDVQANYSELFDRGRATSLLLFEHVHGESRDRGQAMVDLMAQYEQHGLQLDSRELPDHLPLYLEYLAQLPKSEALGGLQDIAPILALLSARLQQRESHYAVLFDLLLRLANAAVDSEKLAEKIADEARDDTPQALDAVWEEEQVKFFADQGCGESEIAAHQRRFAGAVAPQYLNITTGGQQ